One Bacillaceae bacterium S4-13-56 genomic window carries:
- a CDS encoding branched-chain amino acid ABC transporter permease: MVEFFQNIIAGLETGSLYALAALGLVLIFRTSDVINFAQGEMAMFSSFMALTIWQHQMPYPVAFIGAILFAVALGFLVERIFIRPASKANLVSKMIITLGLIMIFSGLATSIFGTDSHFFRKAITAENFNVGGVIIQPNALFIIAITLLVMGILFYVIKKTMFGIAIRATAQSEKTARLMGVNVSKVYSMSWIIATVLGAIAGVLIAPTTNISTGMMADVHLKSFIAAVLGGFGSFIGPVVGGFIIGVFDNLVGYYISLKWKTVIVYGLLIVILIVKPTGLFGKVHRKKV; this comes from the coding sequence ATGGTTGAGTTTTTTCAAAATATTATAGCAGGACTTGAGACTGGAAGCTTGTATGCTTTGGCAGCACTTGGATTGGTTCTTATTTTCAGAACGTCTGATGTGATTAACTTTGCCCAAGGGGAAATGGCCATGTTCTCAAGTTTTATGGCACTCACCATTTGGCAGCATCAAATGCCATATCCTGTGGCATTTATCGGTGCGATTTTATTTGCAGTTGCTCTAGGGTTTCTGGTTGAACGGATTTTTATTCGTCCAGCATCTAAGGCAAATCTTGTAAGCAAAATGATTATTACGCTAGGACTCATTATGATTTTTAGCGGATTGGCAACATCCATTTTTGGGACCGATTCACACTTCTTTAGAAAGGCGATTACAGCGGAAAACTTCAATGTTGGCGGAGTTATCATTCAGCCGAACGCTCTCTTTATTATCGCTATTACTCTACTTGTTATGGGAATTCTTTTTTACGTAATTAAAAAGACGATGTTCGGGATTGCCATTCGGGCAACAGCTCAAAGTGAGAAGACAGCTAGGCTAATGGGAGTTAATGTTTCGAAGGTTTATTCCATGTCCTGGATTATCGCAACCGTTTTAGGAGCCATAGCGGGTGTATTAATTGCACCAACTACTAATATATCAACAGGAATGATGGCTGATGTTCATTTAAAATCATTTATTGCAGCTGTTTTAGGGGGCTTTGGATCCTTCATTGGACCAGTGGTTGGGGGCTTCATTATCGGAGTATTTGATAACTTAGTTGGGTATTATATTTCATTAAAATGGAAGACCGTCATTGTGTATGGACTACTTATCGTCATTTTAATTGTTAAGCCGACAGGATTATTCGGAAAAGTTCATCGGAAGAAGGTGTAG